From Oncorhynchus mykiss isolate Arlee chromosome 6, USDA_OmykA_1.1, whole genome shotgun sequence, the proteins below share one genomic window:
- the zgc:114041 gene encoding monocarboxylate transporter 12 isoform X2 — protein sequence MIVMFHLGAPVASVLSMHCTQRAVIMTGGLLSASGMILASLDLSLPWMYLSIGVLQGLGISFSWLPANSIVSHYFLKWRPIAYAIASSGECVFAMVFSPFFQWLIEVYTWQGALLVIGSLQLNLCVCGALMRPLESKPHNHTKPNKDNHPDSKADDDPTPKKLSFQWKLLRKPELLLYILFAIFAAAGFFIPPLFVVPYATSLGLKNYWAASILSVLALADLLGRLACGWLANLRLVRNLQLLTMVVTMLGVVLLLLPIGKDYSVLLVFSSLYGFLFGCVVAIHVTSIVDIVGLEGFDSGLGLFMLFRSIGGFIGPPAAGWLVDLDKDFGACFYLSGLVLILSGVFVVLVDRLVERKKASPSETELEATQAFAYKMGGKLVVSESNCK from the exons ATGATAGTCATGTTTCACTTGGGAG cccCAGTTGCCAGTGTCCTGAGCATGCACTGTACCCAGAGGGCAGTCATCATGACGGGAGGGCTCCTCAGTGCTTCAGGGATGATCCTGGCGTCTCTCGACCTCAGTCTTCCATGGATGTATCTCAGCATAGGCGTACTGCAAG GTTTGGGAATTTCATTTTCCTGGTTACCAGCCAACAGCATAGTGAGCCACTACTTCCTGAAGTGGCGTCCCATAGCGTACGCCATAGCCAGCTCCGGGGAGTGTGTTTTCGCCATGGTGTTCAGTCCTTTTTTCCAGTGGCTCATCGAGGTCTACACCTGGCAGGGAGCTCTGCTCGTCATAGGGAGCCTTCAGCTCAACCTCTGCGTCTGTGGTGCCCTCATGAGACCTCTTGAATCCAAACCCCATAATCACACAAAGCCAAATAAGGACAACCACCCGGACTCCAAAGCTGATGATGACCCGACACCAAAAAAGCTAAGCTTCCAGTGGAAGTTGCTAAGGAAACCAGAATTGCTGCTCTACATCCTGTTTGCCATTTTCGCTGCTGCAGGATTTTTCATCCCACCTCTATTCGTGGTTCCCTATGCCACCAGCCTGGGATTGAAGAACTACTGGGCGGCGTCCATCCTGTCTGTGCTGGCATTGGCTGACCTGCTTGGTCGTCTAGCCTGTGGTTGGCTGGCCAACCTGAGGCTGGTGAGGAACCTACAACTGCTGACAATGGTTGTCACCATGTTGGGGGTAGTGCTACTGCTGCTGCCCATTGGCAAGGACTACTCAGTCCTTCTGGTCTTCTCCTCGCTCTACGGTTTTCTGTTTGGCTGCGTTGTAGCCATCCATGTGACGTCTATTGTGGACATAGTGGGCCTGGAGGGGTTCGACAGCGGCCTGGGACTCTTCATGCTTTTTAGAAGTATCGGGGGCTTCATTGGTCCACCTGCTGCAG GTTGGCTGGTTGACCTGGACAAAGACTTTGGTGCATGCTTCTACCTGTCTGGATTGGTTCTCATCCTATCTGGTGTGTTTGTGGTGCTGGTGGACCGACTTGTCGAGCGGAAGAAGGCCTCTCCCAGTGAAACCGAGCTAGAGGCCACTCAGGCCTTTGCCTACAAGATGGGAGGGAAGCTGGTTGTTAGTGAGAGCAACTGCAAATAA
- the zgc:114041 gene encoding monocarboxylate transporter 13 isoform X1, with translation MQSPGMKAGGPPDGGYGWVVVTSAFFIMGLTTGVLKNFGLFFLEIQNHFGVLTSTTSWVTSTMIVMFHLGAPVASVLSMHCTQRAVIMTGGLLSASGMILASLDLSLPWMYLSIGVLQGLGISFSWLPANSIVSHYFLKWRPIAYAIASSGECVFAMVFSPFFQWLIEVYTWQGALLVIGSLQLNLCVCGALMRPLESKPHNHTKPNKDNHPDSKADDDPTPKKLSFQWKLLRKPELLLYILFAIFAAAGFFIPPLFVVPYATSLGLKNYWAASILSVLALADLLGRLACGWLANLRLVRNLQLLTMVVTMLGVVLLLLPIGKDYSVLLVFSSLYGFLFGCVVAIHVTSIVDIVGLEGFDSGLGLFMLFRSIGGFIGPPAAGWLVDLDKDFGACFYLSGLVLILSGVFVVLVDRLVERKKASPSETELEATQAFAYKMGGKLVVSESNCK, from the exons ATGCAGAGCCCTGGTATGAAGGCCGGTGGCCCCCCTGATGGGGGCTATGGATGGGTGGTGGTCACCTCAGCCTTCTTTATCATGGGCCTCACTACAGGCGTCCTTAAGAACTTCGGCCTATTCTTCCTAGAGATCCAGAACCACTTTGGAGTCCTCACCAGCACCACCTCATGGGTCACCTCCACTATGATAGTCATGTTTCACTTGGGAG cccCAGTTGCCAGTGTCCTGAGCATGCACTGTACCCAGAGGGCAGTCATCATGACGGGAGGGCTCCTCAGTGCTTCAGGGATGATCCTGGCGTCTCTCGACCTCAGTCTTCCATGGATGTATCTCAGCATAGGCGTACTGCAAG GTTTGGGAATTTCATTTTCCTGGTTACCAGCCAACAGCATAGTGAGCCACTACTTCCTGAAGTGGCGTCCCATAGCGTACGCCATAGCCAGCTCCGGGGAGTGTGTTTTCGCCATGGTGTTCAGTCCTTTTTTCCAGTGGCTCATCGAGGTCTACACCTGGCAGGGAGCTCTGCTCGTCATAGGGAGCCTTCAGCTCAACCTCTGCGTCTGTGGTGCCCTCATGAGACCTCTTGAATCCAAACCCCATAATCACACAAAGCCAAATAAGGACAACCACCCGGACTCCAAAGCTGATGATGACCCGACACCAAAAAAGCTAAGCTTCCAGTGGAAGTTGCTAAGGAAACCAGAATTGCTGCTCTACATCCTGTTTGCCATTTTCGCTGCTGCAGGATTTTTCATCCCACCTCTATTCGTGGTTCCCTATGCCACCAGCCTGGGATTGAAGAACTACTGGGCGGCGTCCATCCTGTCTGTGCTGGCATTGGCTGACCTGCTTGGTCGTCTAGCCTGTGGTTGGCTGGCCAACCTGAGGCTGGTGAGGAACCTACAACTGCTGACAATGGTTGTCACCATGTTGGGGGTAGTGCTACTGCTGCTGCCCATTGGCAAGGACTACTCAGTCCTTCTGGTCTTCTCCTCGCTCTACGGTTTTCTGTTTGGCTGCGTTGTAGCCATCCATGTGACGTCTATTGTGGACATAGTGGGCCTGGAGGGGTTCGACAGCGGCCTGGGACTCTTCATGCTTTTTAGAAGTATCGGGGGCTTCATTGGTCCACCTGCTGCAG GTTGGCTGGTTGACCTGGACAAAGACTTTGGTGCATGCTTCTACCTGTCTGGATTGGTTCTCATCCTATCTGGTGTGTTTGTGGTGCTGGTGGACCGACTTGTCGAGCGGAAGAAGGCCTCTCCCAGTGAAACCGAGCTAGAGGCCACTCAGGCCTTTGCCTACAAGATGGGAGGGAAGCTGGTTGTTAGTGAGAGCAACTGCAAATAA